A single region of the Novosphingobium sp. SL115 genome encodes:
- a CDS encoding 1-deoxy-D-xylulose-5-phosphate reductoisomerase gives MARTISVLGATGSIGASTLDLVRREPCQWQVVALTANGNAHDLAALAREFSAHVAVVADEAALPALRDALAGSGIEAAAGQAALVEAAARGADVTVAAIVGCAGLAPTMAAIEKGGTIALANKEALVSAGDVMTAAVARHGATLLPVDSEHNAIFQCLQGNDIAHVRAITLTASGGPFRDWTAEQLQRATPAEAVKHPNWSMGAKISVDSATMMNKGLEFIEAFHLFPVGVERLRVIVHPQSVVHSMVEYRDGSTLAQLGPSDMRVPIASALAWPQRMHTPCTPLDLAAIGQLTFRTPDELRFPATRVARDAVVAGGAAPAVLNAANEIAVAAFLAGQIAFTRIVQCAQDVLARGLPPAPASLQDVIAIDAEARARARELMEPVR, from the coding sequence GCAATGCACACGATCTTGCTGCGCTGGCCCGTGAATTTTCGGCGCATGTAGCAGTCGTTGCCGATGAAGCGGCGCTGCCTGCCTTACGTGATGCATTGGCCGGAAGCGGGATCGAGGCGGCGGCAGGCCAAGCCGCACTGGTCGAAGCAGCGGCGCGCGGCGCAGATGTCACCGTGGCTGCCATCGTTGGTTGTGCAGGTCTTGCCCCCACCATGGCCGCCATCGAAAAGGGAGGCACCATTGCGCTAGCCAACAAGGAAGCGCTGGTTTCTGCAGGCGATGTAATGACCGCCGCCGTCGCCCGCCACGGGGCGACGCTGCTGCCGGTGGATTCTGAACACAACGCGATTTTCCAGTGTCTTCAGGGCAACGACATTGCCCATGTCCGCGCGATCACGCTGACGGCCAGTGGCGGGCCGTTTCGGGACTGGACGGCTGAACAACTTCAACGGGCCACGCCAGCCGAGGCGGTAAAGCATCCTAACTGGTCGATGGGCGCGAAGATCAGCGTCGATTCAGCCACGATGATGAACAAGGGCCTTGAATTCATTGAGGCGTTCCACCTGTTCCCGGTGGGGGTTGAGCGATTGCGCGTGATCGTCCACCCGCAATCCGTGGTGCATTCGATGGTGGAATACCGCGACGGGTCAACCCTGGCGCAACTGGGGCCGTCCGACATGCGCGTGCCGATCGCCTCGGCGCTGGCGTGGCCGCAGCGCATGCACACGCCCTGCACCCCGCTCGATCTGGCCGCCATCGGCCAGTTGACCTTCCGTACGCCTGACGAACTGCGCTTTCCCGCCACGCGCGTTGCCCGCGATGCCGTTGTGGCGGGCGGTGCTGCCCCTGCTGTGCTGAATGCTGCCAACGAAATTGCTGTCGCGGCGTTTCTGGCAGGTCAGATTGCGTTCACCCGGATCGTGCAATGTGCGCAAGATGTGTTGGCCCGTGGCCTGCCGCCCGCGCCCGCATCGCTGCAAGATGTGATCGCGATTGATGCCGAAGCGCGGGCAAGGGCGCGTGAACTGATGGAGCCTGTGCGTTAA
- the rseP gene encoding RIP metalloprotease RseP, which produces MPTMESPGILTTILAFVLVLGPLVFIHELGHYLVGRWFGVKANVFSIGFGKELVGWTDKRGTRWKLSALPLGGYVQFAGDMNPASQPTPEWLALPAEERNRTFPAKPLWQRSLIVLAGPVTNLLFSVLILAGFALAYGKVVVPPVVGEVQAGSAAERAGLKRGDRIMSIRGDKMDSFLDVRLAVGQFPDDPLDLVILREGRQVEIAANAAVKVETDRFGNSQKIGYLGIGPQSYEVVRVGPVDAAVEGVRQTRDIIGMMVTGIGQIITGKREVKELGGPIKIAKYSGEQLVSGWQAFVGFVALISINLGFINLLPIPVLDGGHLAFYAAEAIRRKPVGQRGQEWAFRTGIAFVMALMLFVTINDVASLKIFGG; this is translated from the coding sequence ATGCCGACCATGGAAAGCCCCGGAATACTGACCACCATTCTGGCCTTCGTGCTGGTGCTGGGGCCACTGGTGTTCATTCACGAACTGGGGCACTACCTTGTCGGGCGCTGGTTCGGGGTCAAGGCCAACGTCTTTTCCATCGGCTTCGGCAAGGAACTGGTGGGATGGACCGACAAGCGCGGCACGCGTTGGAAGCTGTCGGCGCTGCCGCTGGGCGGTTATGTCCAGTTTGCCGGAGACATGAACCCGGCCAGCCAGCCCACGCCTGAATGGCTGGCACTTCCGGCGGAAGAGCGAAACCGAACTTTCCCGGCCAAGCCGCTGTGGCAGCGGTCGCTGATCGTGCTGGCCGGGCCGGTCACCAATCTCCTGTTCTCGGTGTTGATCCTTGCCGGGTTTGCGCTGGCTTATGGCAAAGTCGTGGTTCCGCCGGTGGTGGGCGAAGTGCAGGCCGGATCTGCGGCTGAACGGGCAGGGCTGAAGCGCGGTGACCGCATCATGTCGATTCGTGGCGACAAGATGGATTCGTTTCTGGATGTGCGGCTTGCCGTGGGGCAGTTCCCGGATGATCCGCTTGATCTGGTGATCCTGCGGGAAGGGCGGCAGGTGGAAATCGCCGCCAATGCAGCGGTGAAGGTGGAAACCGACCGTTTCGGCAATTCGCAGAAGATTGGCTATCTTGGCATCGGCCCGCAATCCTATGAAGTGGTGCGGGTTGGTCCGGTCGATGCCGCGGTTGAAGGCGTCCGGCAGACCCGCGACATCATCGGCATGATGGTCACCGGCATCGGCCAGATCATCACCGGCAAGCGCGAGGTCAAAGAGCTTGGCGGCCCGATCAAGATCGCCAAATATTCGGGCGAACAGCTTGTTTCGGGCTGGCAGGCCTTCGTTGGTTTCGTCGCGCTGATTTCGATTAACTTGGGGTTCATTAACCTCCTGCCAATTCCCGTCCTCGACGGCGGGCATCTTGCTTTCTACGCGGCGGAAGCCATTCGTAGAAAGCCAGTGGGCCAGCGCGGGCAGGAGTGGGCTTTCCGCACCGGCATTGCGTTCGTCATGGCGCTGATGCTTTTCGTCACGATCAATGATGTGGCGTCCCTGAAGATATTCGGGGGCTGA